In Plantibacter sp. PA-3-X8, one DNA window encodes the following:
- a CDS encoding APC family permease has protein sequence MIGDPLPTENLEGQLLPKRLALPIFASDALSSVAYAPQELLMILTLGGLAFLSFAPWVAACVVILLVVVVASYRQLIKAYPSGGGDYEVAHRNLGEKAGLVVASALLVDYVLTVAVSVASGVDNIISAIPGLNPWRVELAVGFVLVLMAVNLRGVRESSKAFAIPTYFFIASVLVMIVAGLARTFMGDAPVASSAAFTVQGESLTQAAFILLLLRAFSSGCSALTGVEAVSNGVPAFRRPQIKNAQKTLVLMGGTAIVLFVGLTALALISRVHYAENACHLEGFADCATTPQPSLMAQVATAVFGANSIPFFLIQAATACVLLLAANTAFNGFPLLGAVLARDSYAPKSLNTRGDRLVFSNGMIILGLAACAILVVYQANLTQLIQLYIIGVFVSFTLGQTGMVKHWLRMLREGCDNRGSVYRGLAINAFGALLTASVLIVVTITKFTHGAWLVFVLMPILFVLMLGVNRYYRDVEKEVEVDPTTTFGATGDHAIVLVGKMQKPILKALDYAIAAKHDSLEAVHMSIDPEATKLLEQQWIEQNIHVPLVILESPYREFAMPLAKYIKAHRAEHGAEVVTVYMPQYIVGHWWESLLHNRRASRIRNQIMLVHGVTVALVPWLLDSSELIYGRRSRPLPGQERRGEIVRVKKPIERKPHIDRNTGQPRS, from the coding sequence TTGATCGGGGACCCGCTGCCGACCGAAAACCTGGAGGGCCAGCTCCTCCCCAAACGCCTCGCACTGCCGATCTTCGCGAGCGACGCGTTGTCGAGTGTGGCGTACGCGCCGCAGGAACTCCTCATGATCCTGACGCTCGGCGGGCTCGCCTTCCTGAGCTTCGCGCCGTGGGTCGCGGCGTGCGTCGTGATCCTGCTCGTGGTGGTCGTCGCGAGCTACCGACAGCTCATCAAGGCGTACCCGTCGGGTGGTGGCGACTACGAGGTCGCCCACCGGAACCTCGGCGAGAAGGCCGGCCTCGTGGTCGCCTCCGCGCTGCTCGTCGACTACGTCCTCACGGTCGCCGTGTCGGTGGCCTCGGGCGTCGACAACATCATCTCCGCGATCCCCGGGCTGAACCCCTGGCGCGTCGAGCTGGCCGTCGGGTTCGTGCTCGTCCTCATGGCCGTGAACCTCCGCGGCGTCCGGGAGTCGAGCAAGGCCTTCGCGATCCCCACCTACTTCTTCATCGCGAGCGTGCTCGTCATGATCGTCGCGGGACTCGCCCGCACGTTCATGGGCGACGCCCCGGTCGCCTCGAGCGCCGCGTTCACCGTGCAGGGCGAGAGCCTCACCCAGGCGGCGTTCATCCTGCTCCTCCTGCGCGCCTTCTCCTCCGGTTGTTCAGCGCTCACCGGTGTCGAAGCCGTCTCGAACGGCGTCCCGGCGTTCCGTCGCCCGCAGATCAAGAACGCCCAGAAGACGCTGGTCCTCATGGGCGGCACCGCGATCGTGCTGTTCGTCGGCCTCACCGCGCTCGCCCTCATCTCCCGCGTGCACTACGCCGAGAACGCCTGTCACCTGGAAGGGTTCGCGGACTGCGCGACGACCCCGCAGCCGAGCCTCATGGCACAGGTCGCGACCGCGGTGTTCGGTGCGAACAGCATCCCGTTCTTCCTCATCCAGGCGGCGACCGCGTGCGTCCTGCTCCTCGCGGCCAACACGGCGTTCAACGGCTTCCCGCTGCTCGGCGCCGTCCTCGCGCGCGACTCCTACGCGCCGAAGTCGCTCAACACCCGTGGCGACCGCCTCGTGTTCTCGAACGGCATGATCATCCTGGGTCTCGCCGCATGCGCGATCCTCGTGGTGTACCAGGCGAACCTCACCCAGCTCATCCAGCTGTACATCATCGGGGTGTTCGTGTCGTTCACCCTCGGCCAGACGGGCATGGTGAAGCACTGGCTGCGGATGCTGCGGGAGGGCTGCGACAACCGCGGCTCCGTCTACCGGGGCCTCGCGATCAACGCGTTCGGCGCCCTGCTCACGGCGAGCGTCCTCATCGTCGTGACGATCACGAAGTTCACCCATGGCGCCTGGCTCGTCTTCGTGCTCATGCCGATCCTCTTCGTCCTCATGCTCGGCGTGAACCGCTACTACCGCGACGTCGAGAAGGAGGTCGAGGTCGACCCGACCACGACCTTCGGCGCGACCGGCGACCACGCGATCGTCCTCGTCGGCAAGATGCAGAAGCCGATCCTCAAGGCGCTGGACTACGCGATCGCCGCCAAGCACGACAGCCTCGAAGCGGTCCACATGTCGATCGATCCGGAGGCCACGAAGCTGCTCGAGCAGCAGTGGATCGAACAGAACATCCACGTGCCGCTCGTCATCCTCGAGTCGCCGTACCGCGAGTTCGCGATGCCGCTCGCGAAGTACATCAAGGCGCACCGTGCCGAGCACGGCGCCGAGGTCGTCACCGTCTACATGCCGCAGTACATCGTCGGGCACTGGTGGGAGAGCCTCCTCCACAACCGACGGGCGTCGCGGATCCGCAACCAGATCATGCTCGTCCACGGCGTGACCGTCGCTCTCGTGCCCTGGCTGCTCGACTCCTCGGAGCTCATCTACGGACGTCGGTCACGGCCGCTGCCCGGCCAGGAACGACGTGGCGAGATCGTCCGCGTCAAGAAGCCGATCGAGCGGAAGCCGCACATCGACCGCAACACGGGGCAGCCCCGCTCCTGA
- a CDS encoding septum formation family protein codes for MTARRRLLPLALAALAAALTLSGCSVVEGILPKPAETRDAQSGEIVGGGTTDVFTLSVGDCLNDESSSDEVTEVPTVPCSEPHQYEVYGEVTLTGDEWPGEEAVTQQADDGCYAQFQAFVGIVYEDSSLEFNYYTPTEASWNGVDDRLVTCVIYDSAATTGSLAGAAR; via the coding sequence GTGACCGCTCGCCGTCGTCTCCTCCCGCTCGCCCTCGCCGCTCTCGCCGCGGCCCTGACGCTCTCCGGTTGCAGTGTCGTGGAGGGCATCCTCCCGAAGCCCGCCGAGACCCGGGACGCGCAGTCCGGCGAGATCGTCGGTGGAGGCACCACGGACGTCTTCACCCTCTCGGTCGGCGACTGCCTGAACGACGAGTCGTCGTCCGACGAGGTCACGGAGGTGCCGACCGTGCCCTGTTCCGAGCCGCACCAGTACGAGGTGTACGGCGAGGTCACGCTGACCGGCGACGAGTGGCCCGGCGAGGAGGCCGTCACGCAGCAGGCCGACGACGGTTGCTACGCGCAGTTCCAGGCGTTCGTCGGGATCGTCTACGAGGACTCCAGCCTCGAGTTCAACTACTACACGCCGACCGAGGCCAGCTGGAACGGGGTGGACGACCGGCTCGTCACCTGCGTGATCTACGACTCGGCGGCGACCACGGGCTCGCTGGCCGGCGCCGCACGGTAG
- a CDS encoding PadR family transcriptional regulator, whose translation MSPVFAHGSLRLYLLSLLDESPKHGYELIQALTDRSGGTYSPSAGTIYPRLAKLEEEGLVTKTSDGRKTVYEITEAGRAELAARAGELDGIEDQLTDSVRRIADEVRSGVTAAMKSLRADLASAAREAKQSAKPGPSWTSTAEESADQKVQGRLALHETDVSINEFRQAVRAELREHVARGGVLDDDTVSALRADLVAVRDRLRERLQG comes from the coding sequence ATGAGCCCCGTCTTCGCCCACGGCAGCCTGCGGCTGTACCTCCTGAGCCTGCTCGACGAGTCGCCGAAGCACGGCTACGAACTCATCCAGGCGCTGACCGACCGCAGCGGCGGCACCTACAGCCCGAGCGCCGGCACCATCTACCCGCGCCTCGCGAAGCTCGAGGAGGAGGGACTCGTCACGAAGACGAGTGACGGCCGGAAGACCGTCTACGAGATCACCGAGGCGGGCCGGGCCGAGCTCGCGGCACGGGCGGGTGAGCTCGACGGCATCGAGGATCAGCTCACCGATTCCGTCCGTCGCATCGCCGACGAGGTCCGTAGCGGGGTCACGGCGGCCATGAAGAGCCTCCGGGCCGATCTCGCCTCCGCCGCGCGCGAGGCGAAGCAGTCCGCGAAGCCCGGTCCGAGCTGGACGTCGACCGCAGAGGAGAGCGCCGACCAGAAGGTGCAGGGTCGCCTGGCGCTCCACGAGACCGACGTGTCGATCAACGAGTTCCGGCAGGCGGTCCGAGCCGAACTCCGCGAGCACGTCGCCCGTGGGGGCGTGCTCGACGACGACACCGTCTCGGCCCTGCGTGCCGACCTCGTCGCCGTCCGCGACCGCCTGCGGGAGCGCCTCCAGGGCTGA
- a CDS encoding DUF4097 family beta strand repeat-containing protein — protein sequence MAQEKWIIAPGESRIIDLELVRRLKVGLIGGQVDIIGHDEPGARIEVGAVTGKDLKITIDGDVAEIDHPQLRWDNFLEVFSNFGANRATAQVSVLVPRDIALTFGVVSASGLVAGLTADAKLNTVSGDLVADRMTGRLDLNSVSGELTVQSHTGRIQAHTVSGDVTVSGDITRASIDGVSSDLLLDIHGACEQLDLNTVSGAITVRLDEELAARYTANSVGGRLAIDGVVLKGLRGGGYNSHTGALSGQFAEVRMNTVGGAVTVLRRPAAEPAGAATTAGSEAGA from the coding sequence ATGGCACAGGAGAAGTGGATCATCGCTCCCGGCGAGAGCCGCATCATCGACCTCGAACTCGTGAGACGACTCAAGGTCGGCCTCATCGGCGGCCAGGTCGACATCATCGGACACGACGAGCCCGGCGCCCGCATCGAGGTGGGGGCCGTCACCGGCAAGGACCTCAAGATCACCATCGACGGCGACGTCGCCGAGATCGACCACCCGCAACTGCGCTGGGACAACTTCCTCGAAGTGTTCTCGAACTTCGGCGCCAATCGCGCCACGGCCCAGGTCAGCGTCCTCGTCCCCCGCGACATCGCCCTGACGTTCGGCGTCGTCAGCGCCAGCGGACTGGTCGCTGGCCTCACCGCAGACGCCAAGCTCAACACGGTGTCCGGCGACCTCGTGGCCGACCGCATGACGGGGCGACTGGACCTCAACTCGGTGAGCGGCGAGCTCACGGTCCAGAGCCACACGGGTCGCATCCAGGCGCACACGGTCTCGGGCGACGTCACCGTCTCCGGCGACATCACGCGCGCCTCGATCGACGGCGTCTCCTCCGACCTGCTCCTCGACATCCACGGTGCGTGCGAGCAGCTCGACCTGAACACCGTGAGCGGCGCGATCACGGTCCGCCTCGACGAGGAACTCGCCGCCCGCTACACCGCGAACTCGGTCGGCGGCCGCCTGGCGATCGACGGCGTCGTCCTCAAGGGACTGCGCGGTGGCGGGTACAACTCGCACACCGGCGCCCTGTCCGGACAGTTCGCCGAGGTGCGCATGAACACCGTCGGCGGCGCGGTGACCGTCCTCCGCCGCCCGGCTGCCGAGCCGGCGGGCGCGGCCACCACCGCAGGGAGCGAGGCAGGCGCATGA
- a CDS encoding response regulator — protein MSERIRVLVVEDEPITQQAHASYLRRVEGFELAAVAGDAATAMQALRAAAAHRSPDDRIDLVLLDLNLPDAHGLELCRRIRTAGIDVDVIAITAARDLRIVRAAVSAGIVQYLIKPFAFPAFADKLETYRTFRQTMTAEGALASQHEVDLSLATLRAPSSRPQLAKGLSEDTLRLVSDLLRNAAAPLSASEAAAAGSLSRVTARRYLEYLAETGAVERSPRYGSPGRPELEYRWR, from the coding sequence ATGAGCGAGCGCATCCGGGTCCTGGTCGTCGAGGACGAACCGATCACCCAGCAGGCCCACGCGTCCTACCTGCGCCGCGTCGAGGGCTTCGAACTCGCCGCCGTGGCGGGCGATGCGGCCACCGCGATGCAGGCGCTGCGGGCAGCTGCGGCCCACCGCTCCCCCGACGACCGGATCGACCTCGTCCTGCTCGACCTCAACCTGCCGGACGCGCACGGTCTCGAGCTCTGCCGACGCATCCGGACGGCGGGTATCGACGTCGACGTCATCGCCATCACCGCGGCCCGTGATCTCCGGATCGTCCGAGCGGCGGTCTCGGCCGGCATCGTGCAGTACCTCATCAAGCCGTTCGCATTCCCGGCGTTCGCCGACAAGCTCGAGACCTACCGCACCTTCCGGCAGACCATGACGGCGGAGGGAGCCCTCGCCAGCCAGCACGAGGTGGACCTCTCGCTCGCCACCCTGCGAGCGCCGTCCTCCCGTCCGCAGCTGGCGAAGGGGCTCTCGGAGGACACCCTGCGGCTGGTCTCGGACCTCCTGCGCAACGCGGCGGCTCCGCTGTCGGCGAGCGAGGCGGCGGCGGCCGGGTCCCTGTCACGGGTGACGGCGAGACGCTACCTCGAGTACCTCGCCGAGACAGGCGCGGTGGAGCGGTCGCCCCGGTACGGCTCCCCCGGCCGCCCGGAACTCGAGTACCGCTGGCGCTGA
- a CDS encoding sensor histidine kinase, translating into MAGRSRSIASRLFLVQLVAVVAMTLVAGVLLWSQARTETEDRAVAKCLDVANGVADNPYVVAQLGSDRPSDALQPYAEALMRDTGVDFVTIMAPDRTRYTHRERDQIGKPFIGTIGPALEGRTFTETYTGTLGPSVRAVAPIRDGAGEVVALVAAGVTVSNVSETFETRVPWLLGTALLVLVIGAIGSWTLRRYLARVTGSRGPEDLARMFDYYESVLHSVREGLVLVDRHRRLVLVNDQASELLGLPLGERSPGAAPVDELPIDAGLRELLASGRQAVDEIHLTRDHVLVVNQESAVGPGETAGPHPRGWVMTLRDHTEIEHLSGELASMRTMSDALRSQTHEFANRLHTIVSLIELDRREEALDLAAQGLGASQRLTDRVLAAEQEPVISALLLGKTAQAAEQGVELHLESDPALGRVRVDPAVIVTILGNLIDNAIDAASGDRPWVEVYLGQGLPDDLGAGRSDDAETTELVIQVTDSGPGLPPEALDLAFVRGWSTKEPGRYGRGFGLALVQQAVTRLGGTIEVVREPSSAFVVTLPAAVGVRDEAGT; encoded by the coding sequence ATGGCCGGTCGGTCCAGGAGCATCGCCTCGCGGCTCTTCCTCGTGCAGCTCGTCGCGGTCGTCGCGATGACGCTCGTCGCCGGAGTCCTGCTGTGGTCCCAGGCCCGCACCGAGACCGAGGACCGCGCGGTCGCGAAGTGCCTCGACGTCGCGAACGGCGTCGCGGACAACCCCTACGTCGTCGCGCAGCTCGGCTCGGATCGCCCGTCGGACGCACTCCAGCCCTACGCCGAGGCGCTCATGCGCGACACCGGTGTCGACTTCGTGACGATCATGGCTCCGGATCGCACCCGGTACACGCACCGCGAGCGCGACCAGATCGGCAAGCCGTTCATCGGCACGATCGGACCGGCGCTCGAGGGACGGACCTTCACCGAGACGTACACGGGCACGCTCGGCCCCTCCGTCCGCGCCGTCGCACCCATCCGTGACGGCGCCGGCGAGGTCGTCGCCCTCGTCGCCGCAGGCGTCACGGTCAGCAACGTGTCCGAGACCTTCGAGACCCGGGTGCCGTGGTTGCTCGGAACGGCTCTGCTCGTGCTCGTCATCGGCGCGATCGGCTCCTGGACGCTCCGCCGCTACCTCGCACGGGTCACCGGGTCGCGCGGACCGGAGGACCTCGCCAGGATGTTCGACTACTACGAGTCGGTGCTCCACTCGGTGCGGGAGGGGCTCGTCCTCGTGGACCGCCACCGCCGTCTCGTGCTCGTCAACGACCAGGCGTCCGAACTGCTCGGGCTGCCCCTCGGCGAGCGTTCCCCGGGAGCGGCGCCGGTCGACGAGCTGCCGATCGACGCCGGCCTGCGCGAGCTCCTCGCGAGCGGACGCCAGGCCGTGGACGAGATCCACCTCACACGCGACCACGTGCTCGTCGTGAACCAGGAATCGGCGGTCGGTCCGGGCGAGACGGCAGGCCCGCACCCGCGTGGGTGGGTGATGACGCTGCGCGACCACACCGAGATCGAACACCTGAGCGGTGAGCTGGCGTCGATGCGGACGATGAGCGACGCCCTGCGCTCGCAGACCCACGAGTTCGCGAACCGACTGCACACGATCGTCTCGCTCATCGAGCTCGACCGGCGGGAGGAGGCGCTCGACCTCGCGGCGCAGGGACTCGGAGCGAGTCAGCGGTTGACCGACCGCGTGCTCGCGGCGGAACAGGAGCCGGTGATCTCGGCGCTGCTGCTCGGCAAGACGGCGCAGGCGGCCGAGCAGGGGGTCGAGCTGCACCTCGAGAGCGACCCCGCGCTCGGACGCGTGCGCGTCGACCCGGCCGTGATCGTCACCATCCTCGGCAACCTCATCGACAACGCGATCGACGCGGCGTCCGGCGATCGCCCCTGGGTGGAGGTCTACCTCGGGCAGGGGCTGCCGGACGACCTCGGCGCCGGGCGGTCCGACGACGCCGAGACGACGGAGCTCGTGATCCAGGTGACCGACAGCGGACCGGGCCTGCCCCCGGAGGCCCTCGACCTCGCGTTCGTGCGCGGCTGGTCGACGAAGGAGCCCGGCCGCTACGGTCGGGGGTTCGGTCTCGCGCTGGTCCAGCAGGCGGTGACACGACTCGGCGGCACGATCGAGGTCGTCCGCGAGCCGTCCTCGGCGTTCGTCGTGACGCTGCCGGCCGCGGTCGGCGTCCGGGACGAGGCAGGCACATGA
- a CDS encoding cation:dicarboxylate symporter family transporter encodes MAMTLSSLKRLDKTHYLYLAVIVAVLAGIVVGLAAPEFAKGLKPIGDAFVALIKMMIAPVIFCTIVIGVGSIAKAATVGKVGGLALLYFIVMSTFALAIGLVVGNLIQPGAGLNLAETSYQVEGEAKSTTEFILGIIPTTLVSSLTGGNILQVLFVALLVGFGLQRMGTTGEPILRGIKLIQALVFRVLAMIMWIAPIGAFGAIAAVTGSAGASALVGLATLMIAFYITCALFIVVVLGGVLRLATGFNIFNLMKYLGREYLLIVGTSSSEAALPRLIAKMEHLGVSKPVVGITVPTGYSFNLDGTAIYLTMASIFIADVMGVPMNLGEQISLLVFMIIASKGAAGVTGAGLATLAGGLQANRPDLVDGVGLIVGIDRFMSEARALTNFTGNAVATIIIGTWVKEVDRVQVGEVLSGRSRFDEATMSVDDHTGAVAVAKP; translated from the coding sequence ATGGCAATGACGCTCTCCTCCCTGAAACGGCTGGACAAGACCCACTACCTCTACCTCGCGGTGATCGTCGCGGTGCTCGCCGGCATCGTCGTCGGACTCGCCGCCCCGGAGTTCGCGAAGGGACTCAAACCCATCGGCGACGCCTTCGTGGCGCTGATCAAGATGATGATCGCCCCGGTCATCTTCTGCACCATCGTGATCGGCGTCGGGTCGATCGCGAAGGCCGCGACCGTCGGCAAGGTCGGCGGGCTCGCGCTGCTGTACTTCATCGTGATGTCGACCTTCGCCCTCGCGATCGGCCTCGTCGTCGGCAACCTCATCCAGCCGGGCGCCGGCTTGAACCTCGCCGAGACGAGCTACCAGGTGGAGGGGGAGGCCAAGAGCACGACCGAGTTCATCCTCGGCATCATCCCCACGACGCTCGTGTCCTCGCTGACCGGCGGCAACATCCTGCAGGTCCTCTTCGTCGCCCTGCTCGTCGGATTCGGCCTGCAGAGGATGGGGACGACGGGAGAACCGATCCTGCGCGGCATCAAGCTCATCCAGGCGCTCGTGTTCCGGGTGCTCGCGATGATCATGTGGATCGCGCCCATCGGTGCCTTCGGTGCGATCGCCGCCGTGACCGGGTCCGCCGGTGCGAGCGCGCTCGTCGGGCTCGCCACGCTCATGATCGCGTTCTACATCACCTGCGCATTGTTCATCGTCGTCGTGCTCGGTGGCGTCCTGCGCCTCGCGACGGGCTTCAACATCTTCAATCTCATGAAGTACCTCGGCCGTGAGTACCTCCTCATCGTCGGCACCTCCTCCTCCGAGGCTGCGCTGCCGCGACTCATCGCGAAGATGGAGCACCTCGGTGTCTCCAAGCCGGTCGTCGGCATCACCGTCCCGACGGGCTACTCCTTCAACCTCGACGGCACCGCGATCTACCTCACCATGGCGTCGATCTTCATCGCCGACGTCATGGGTGTCCCGATGAACCTCGGGGAGCAGATCTCGCTCCTCGTGTTCATGATCATCGCGTCGAAGGGCGCCGCGGGCGTCACCGGCGCCGGTCTCGCGACCCTCGCCGGCGGCCTGCAGGCCAACCGACCCGACCTCGTCGACGGGGTCGGCCTCATCGTCGGCATCGACCGCTTCATGTCGGAGGCGCGTGCGCTCACGAACTTCACCGGAAACGCGGTCGCCACGATCATCATCGGCACGTGGGTGAAGGAGGTCGACCGGGTGCAGGTCGGCGAGGTCCTCTCCGGTCGCTCGCGGTTCGACGAGGCGACGATGAGCGTCGACGACCACACGGGCGCGGTGGCGGTGGCGAAGCCCTGA
- a CDS encoding YitT family protein yields MTRRVLQLLIGLFLYGIAIAMIVRGAVGVAPWDVLTQGLNLRTGLSFGLITIIVGGLVLLAWIPLKQRPGVGTVLNVLLVGPSADIGLAFIPADLDLWARILLFAGGLLLLGVASGLYIGGNFGPGPRDGLMTGIHRVTGWPIWVGRTGVELVVLGIGWLLGGNVGIGTVVFAVLIGPICGYTIPLFRIAPRTEHSTTAVDEAVLEGDTPPSKPIVDSPAN; encoded by the coding sequence ATGACCCGTCGTGTGCTCCAACTCCTCATCGGCCTCTTCCTGTACGGCATCGCCATCGCGATGATCGTGCGCGGTGCGGTCGGCGTCGCCCCATGGGACGTCCTCACCCAGGGACTCAACCTGCGGACCGGCCTGAGCTTCGGACTCATCACGATCATCGTCGGCGGGCTCGTGCTCCTCGCCTGGATCCCGCTCAAGCAGCGGCCGGGTGTCGGCACCGTCCTGAACGTCCTCCTCGTGGGGCCCTCGGCCGACATCGGGCTGGCGTTCATCCCCGCGGACCTCGACCTGTGGGCGCGCATCCTGCTGTTCGCCGGCGGACTGCTCCTCCTCGGCGTCGCCTCGGGCCTCTACATCGGCGGCAACTTCGGCCCCGGCCCGCGAGACGGCCTCATGACCGGCATCCACCGCGTCACCGGGTGGCCGATCTGGGTCGGGCGCACGGGCGTGGAGCTCGTGGTCCTCGGCATCGGGTGGCTGCTCGGCGGGAACGTCGGCATCGGAACGGTGGTCTTCGCCGTGCTCATCGGCCCGATCTGCGGCTACACGATCCCGTTGTTCCGGATCGCTCCGCGGACGGAGCACTCGACCACCGCCGTGGACGAGGCGGTGCTCGAGGGCGACACCCCGCCGTCGAAGCCGATCGTCGACTCCCCGGCCAACTGA
- a CDS encoding PLP-dependent aminotransferase family protein has protein sequence MASITLSARSLAALLGQWKTAAPAYRGLADRIRLLVLDGRIPVGTRLPAERELADRLALSRTTVTAAYRELREAGYLRSIRGSGSVTLLPSAPTALAPVPQGGFLDFSKAAVPPCPEIIDAVATAAAELPRYMHDFDYDLVGMPELRQAIADRYTARGLPTDPDEIMVTVGAQHAIALIARTLLSRGDRVLVEMPSYPHAYEALRAAGARLGAATVSSETGWDVRELEQWFERTSPAMAYLMPDFHNPTGASMPLETRRRVAAAAERHGTVLVIDETTAELDIDRPTDQGLDGTPFAALQGAPASIITIGSVGKTIWGGLRIGWIRAERGTIRKLVSARSLGDLGTPILDQLTVQQLMPAMDGIVARRGVALGETRDRLVDLLADRLPEWTVPRVDGGIATWVNLGEAASSQLSLAARSHGLVIVAGPRFGIDGAFERYLRIPISYPWAQTEQAVELLTQTWHSAMFGHVPALDYLEDVV, from the coding sequence ATGGCTTCCATCACCCTGAGTGCCCGATCGCTCGCCGCCCTGCTCGGGCAGTGGAAGACCGCTGCGCCCGCATACCGCGGTCTCGCCGACCGCATCCGACTCCTCGTCCTCGACGGACGCATCCCGGTCGGCACCCGTCTGCCGGCCGAGCGGGAACTGGCCGATCGGCTCGCACTGAGCCGCACCACGGTCACCGCGGCGTACCGCGAACTGCGCGAGGCCGGCTACCTCCGCAGCATCCGCGGTTCGGGCAGTGTCACCCTCCTGCCGTCGGCGCCCACTGCGCTGGCTCCCGTGCCACAGGGCGGGTTCCTCGACTTCAGCAAGGCGGCCGTCCCGCCGTGCCCCGAGATCATCGACGCCGTGGCCACCGCCGCCGCAGAACTGCCGCGGTACATGCACGACTTCGACTACGACCTCGTCGGCATGCCCGAGCTGCGGCAGGCCATCGCCGACCGCTACACCGCGCGCGGGCTGCCCACCGACCCCGACGAGATCATGGTGACCGTGGGGGCCCAACACGCGATCGCCCTCATCGCGCGCACCCTGCTCAGCCGAGGTGACCGCGTCCTCGTCGAGATGCCGAGCTATCCCCACGCCTATGAGGCGCTCCGGGCTGCCGGGGCCAGGCTCGGCGCCGCGACCGTCTCCTCGGAGACCGGCTGGGACGTCCGCGAACTCGAGCAGTGGTTCGAGCGCACGAGCCCCGCGATGGCGTACCTCATGCCGGACTTCCACAACCCGACCGGGGCGTCGATGCCGCTCGAGACCCGGCGACGGGTCGCCGCAGCCGCCGAGCGGCACGGGACGGTGCTCGTGATCGACGAGACCACGGCCGAGCTCGACATCGACCGGCCGACGGACCAGGGCCTCGACGGCACCCCGTTCGCCGCACTCCAGGGCGCGCCGGCGTCGATCATCACGATCGGCTCGGTGGGCAAGACGATCTGGGGAGGCCTCCGCATCGGGTGGATCCGGGCCGAGCGCGGCACGATCAGGAAGCTCGTCTCGGCACGCTCGCTGGGCGACCTCGGCACGCCGATCCTCGACCAGCTGACCGTCCAGCAGTTGATGCCGGCGATGGACGGCATCGTCGCCCGGCGCGGTGTCGCGCTCGGCGAGACCCGCGACCGGCTCGTCGACCTCCTGGCCGACCGCCTTCCCGAGTGGACCGTGCCGCGGGTCGACGGTGGGATCGCCACCTGGGTGAACCTCGGCGAGGCCGCGTCATCGCAGCTCTCGCTCGCGGCTCGCAGCCACGGGCTCGTGATCGTCGCCGGGCCACGGTTCGGGATCGACGGGGCGTTCGAGCGCTACCTTCGCATCCCGATCAGCTATCCGTGGGCCCAGACCGAGCAGGCGGTCGAGCTGCTGACGCAGACCTGGCACTCCGCGATGTTCGGGCACGTGCCGGCTCTGGACTACCTCGAAGACGTCGTCTGA